The following nucleotide sequence is from Pagrus major chromosome 16, Pma_NU_1.0.
aattGGAAAAGTGCGTTTAATATTTGATTTCATGGCCTGAACCACATTGAGGTTACTCGGGTTACTtcatgtaaacatgtttgtttgtttttttttcatctgtgttcAGGTCTGCCGAAAGACGCGATCCAGCTGTGCGTCAACTGGATGGCTCCTTTTGTGGAGTCGGTGGGCTGGGTCGGCAGAGTGACGCTGAAGGATTTTGTCAAAGTGAAGACGGAAGACAGACACAACATCCAGACGCACACAGACTACATGACCATGCTGGTAAGTGTTTTCTTGTTGaaactttactgtacattgaTCTGACTGATGCTTCTGGTTAAGAGACTTGCACCCTAAGTGCCTTCAACCTCCTGAGGAAAACCCAAAATACCAGAGAATATCTCTCTtgctctgcagagcatgtgcaAATGTCCACCTATTTTAGGTTTCTGACTTTCaacctctttttattttaggaGTACGCCAGTAAAAAGGAGGTGAACAGCCAGTTTCCAACTCCTCCCAACAGCACAGAGAAACCCTGCACACACTGAACTACAAGAGAGACTCTGAAGTGGGTGtggacagagaggacacacagggTTAATGTCCCGCAAAGACTTGAGTTCTGATTACTGGAGACAGTTCCTGACCAGTGGAGGAAAAAAGCTGATAACTGGAATACTGAGTGTTGATGGGAGCTTACTAGCATTAAGCATTATCCAGGATAATGTGCTTATATTTTAAAGACTCTTAATCTTTGGccaaagctcttttttttttcttgatttttagCTGTTTTAGCGACTGGGTGCTTaaatttagaaaagaaaaaagtttttttttaaagtgtcaaTGTTTGCTAAAGTTATGTCATTTCTAGGAAATGAGATTCTATTACTGAAAGTGATGTGCAATTGTTTACTTTTGTAGCATATTAAATATGTACAGTCAGATGAAATCGTTTAAAAAACTGATTCAGGgtcattcaaaatgttaaatagcTTTTTAAAATTGATGTTGTTGAAACAAGCTGAGTGTACTGCCGCTGCTTCACCGGTCAGCATGTTTCTCAGTTATCTTCACCATACTGTTGTAACCAAGCCATTGTTTGTGTAACTCAGGGTAATGGATAgtcagtgatttattttttttaaagaattcaTTTCAAATGATTACAAGTGTACAAAAAATGACcaactgtatttatttagaaGTTTATTTTCtaccacaaaataaaaatgtacattccCACCCCCCTCCACGTCTGACAGTGGTTCACAAGTCTCTCCTAGAAATACAGTTTGGCCATCGCCTGCAGGaacctcttctttctcttctgtgcAGCCAGCTGCAGCACTTCCTCTGGGTTACTGGTGTTCAGCTCAGCCTGTCCGATCGCTTTTATCTGAAGAAAAGCGAAGAGAAACTGATGTAGCCTCGAAACAAACAGACCAGATGAGATGCAGGATTTGGTTgaaaagatttaaaacaaacaggatttaaataaagtttcagaccatcagacaacctgatgaaggtctgaaACGTTAAAATTCATTTTTGAGGTGAGATGACCAAAAAAACCTCACgcactgagtttttttttttggttccggtttttttttttaaaaaaaggaaaaaattatCCTATGTTGTGCTGAGGACTTTTAGTCTAGTTTAAAATTCTGCTCTTGTGACAACCTTGGTGCAAAAACACTTAACTTACCGCTATTTGTCTCTTCTCAGTCTCTCCTCGTTTGTGGTGAATATCTGAACACAGTCAAGGaacagtttttaaataaaagacacTGACGTTTGTATGTTTCTTAAAAGAGTTCTAGTATAAGTGGCCTAATAGAGACAAGGTGACAATTGTGAACAGACAGATTTAAACAAAAAGTCCTAAGCATGAAGGTCTGTTTTGGCCCTCATGAATCAATAACAAAAGGATACGTGTGAGGTACTCCAGGATGGTGACGTCCCAGATGTAGTCGTAGAACGAGTCCATGGCGTCATGACTGTAGGGTCAGAAGACGATGGTAgtaagaaatacagaaaaaagggGCTGTTTActgctgcaatgattagtcgattaatcgcATCAGTCATTTCTTAaagccaaaatgtcaaacattggttggttccagcttcttaaatgtgagaaggattaattaataatgaaaataattatcaGTTGCATCCCTAGTGCTGTTAGTCAGTCCTGTTCAGTGTGTCGTTTCGTACCTGTTCTGTTCCTGAAGAGCTTTAAATGCAGTCATGTAGTCCACCTCTCGAAGAAACTGACAGAGAACAGCAACctagacaaaccaacaaaaaacagatgctaAAATTGCAATTGTACGGTGTGCAGTAGTGAACAGTATGTGAAAATAAACCTTTAACAGGTGTTTGTTCAGTCAGACCCTTACATCCATCTCATATGTTGATATTATTAGAACACTATCACAAAAAACTGCTCACTTATTTAACAATTTAACTGTCAGGACACGGAGTCAGACTTGTGATCAGCAAGTGAAATTATTTTCAGAAACGGGGgggttgacctctgacctgtgtgtgGCAGTTCATCATTGAGCAGCACTTGATCATCCTCTTCAGGACCTGCAAACAACAGTCATTAGAGTTATTAGATGATTGATTCACTTTAGTGTCACTTAGGagtacaaataaatacatacatacaaaataaatggactGAAACTGCGATTCACGGTGACTTAAGTGTGTTTAGCttcctaattttttttaattttttttgatTAGCTCATAGAATATGTCGTTTATtgtaaaaaaagattttaaattgCTTTGGATTTGAtcaaaaattatataaaattgTCAGCAAGAgtttatactactactactactttatacttcttgCTGCTGAGGAGTTGTTCATTCATCCATCTTTCATCAGTGTACCTGGTCAGTGTAGACATCAGGGGGGACAGCTTTGGTGAAGAAGTCGGAGCTCACAGCTCCAGCCTGGAGGTAAAGGTTCAGTGCAGCAGAGTATTGATTGGTCactaaaaacaaagagagagagatgaagaaaggCTTTAAGCATGTAAAGTTAATACTTTTTTGTAGccgattttgtttgttttttccccacagagAGACTGTtgaaacaaccaaagaaaactTCTATCTAACCCTAGCATTTTAGAAACTAGAACCTGAACTGAATTCACTGATGAAATACTTTCTGACCGCAATACGCAAAGCTAAAAAATCTACCCTTCTGACATTTTCTTACCAAAGTAGATATCGGCCTGCGTGATGAGCCACGACTGGTTATTAGGATTCAGGGTGAGAGCGTAGGACACCAGCTCTTTGACCGTCACTGCCACAGCTTCCACATCTACTGCCTGGATGCTgttccacaaacacacacatcatcatcatgattgTCACGTTTAGTGGCTTTGTTTAAGAAATCTTTATCATTTCATTGTGAAAATAAAGTGTTCTTACTTTGCAAGAGTCGAAGGCCAGATGGTGAGGTGTTCTGCTGTCACTTCATTCACAATATCATCCtaaagacagagaaaacagctgGTTAACCATgggatttttttccattttatttttgttttgctgtcagaTTATCCTACTACCACACAGCCTACAATATGTCAGACATGTAGAGACTTACCCTCACTATGCTGTGTAGCCTCACAAACAGTGAGATGAGGGTTGTCAGCACCAACGGCTCCTGTGGGAAATAAGAAACTTGTTAGTTTTGCATCAACAGCACCTCATCCAATAAAAATTGAATACATCCACAGTGAGTTAAAGGTTGGCTTCTGGGATACTTACTCTAAGTTTCTTGATGAAAGTGATGAATTTGCTCCTAAATGGATCAGACAATGAAAACATATCAGAACGAGCATGACTCTTTCACCTGTGTACTCTTAAATAACTGTAAATAGCATAACACCCTAAGTGTTTGCAGCTTACCGGTGCAGGATGCCCATAGAGGACTCTCTGTGTTTGATGAGGCCCACTCTGCCGTCGTTGTTCCTCTTGTGTTGGATGGACACGCTGCAGATCTGCACCACCACTTCCCACAGCTCCTTCGCTGTGCGCCGACTCTCTTTAGGACCTGGGAGCTCTTTGCATGTCGAAGCCAGGAGCTGACCGATCTATCAGGGGGAAACAGACGGGACGAGTTCAACGAGAAAACCACAGCGGACCTTTTCAATTATCCCATCATCacaaactgttgtgatttttaCCTTGATGTATGGGTTGTTCATGACCAGAGACGGTGGCACCTGTAGAGTCAGGTAATCGTTCTCCCTCCAGTTCAACATGAAGGCGACACACTCCTCTCCAACCACCTGACGCAGAGGCAGAtctggagacaaaaacaaggacATCCCGTAATTTAGAGCACATGAAATGGGTTGTTGAAGACCAGGTAACGACTCCACAGTTTCCATCCACTCACCATGAATCCTCATCTCCAGGTATCCTCTGACCCTGCTGACCAAGTCGGGGGGCGGTCGCTCCTTGCTGCCCTCGGCCGCCATCGTCTCGTGTGCGCggacctccagcagcagcatctcgttCAGCATCACCTGCCTCAGCTTTGGGGAGAACTCGGTAACGAGCTCCAGGCAGGCTGAGAAAAGCTGCCGTGCGTGGGCAAAGTCctgagagggaaggaaaaaaaactgattctCACTGCTTGGAACTGTTGATCTTACACTATTTAATGTACTTGTttattaatttagtttattCTACATTTTCTATCCTATGAAATAAAGTAGTCCACACAAAAATCAGTCTTCATttatcatttactttttttcatttttatgcatcattatgattatcatttatttttaagtaaGTTTAATTTCCGTGCACACCTTTATTGAAATGCAGTGGAGTCCTTTGGCCATGAGGATGTAAACCAGGTCCTTTGTGAGGTTGTCTTTAATGCCAAGGATCACGTTAATGTAGTCTGGAGGAACTTCCCACTGTGCACAAACAGAAAGTGTGTGTAGTCATTTTCAACCCATTAATGACTATATTCAGTATGTTAAGGAAAAGCCTGACTGAtagttttttgttgttacaggtggaaacataaaaaagaaaaagtagtaAAGCAGTAAACTGTCAAGAAACATGGCACACATGACAAAATctaattttttcatttcacacatgTTGTACTCTGACCTTACTGTTGACCCTCCAGAAGGGTCGTTCAGCCATGCCGTGGAGTTCGATGAGGATCTGTCTGATCCTGCGTGGCTCCAGTAGAAGGAtaagctgctgctccagctgccCGATGTTCACACTCGCTGAAGCTGCGGAGAGATGAAAGTCACAAGTTTTAAGAGACTGGAACGTACCAGTGAGCAGCAACAGATCACATGCTGGAGAGAGATTTCCTGTTTGACAgacaacattacattacaagaATCTTATCTAGTACCTGGAATGTCGTAGAAAGAAGGCAGAGGCTTGGCGCTGAGGTTGATGGTGGCCGATCTCTTCCTCATCTGCTCCACCAGgaccttcctctcctcctccttcagcagctccaTGAAGAGCTTATGAGATGACACCACAAACAGCAGAGGCAGCTCCTCCAAGCTTTCACACAGAGTCCTGCAAGATAAGAACAGTCTCATTTAAAAGATGATTCAAAGATACAGTTTTATGTCGAATCTGTGCCGTAATGGATGCAGAAGATCAGTGATGGATGCACAGTGATGTTGTGGCCAGCTATTGGTTCTGATATTTAGAcgaaataaatgtttaaatgttagtTTAGCTAACACATCAGCGTGTAataaaatatcaagatatttaATAACCTCCTCTACATTTGCTGTGCTGGACAAGTAAAGCGACACGAACTCACTTCATGAAAATGGCCATATTTTTTCTGGATGTCTCAGATGGACGTTCCTTTTCCAAAGAAAGTGTGCAAACCTGCAGGACAGAGAAAGCAGTAGCTTTAAATTTTACCAGCATGAGAAAAATTCAGGTCACACTGAACTCCGCAAACCTCGGCAAATTTACTGCTTGAGAAAATGAATTCCTACAAATCATGTCCATTTGTTTTGAATCTGAAAACAAATCTAATAAAATCCCCACAAACTTCTTTCCATAACCAGAAGGCTCTAAGCCTATCGAGCTTTAGTTCATAGCAGTGatcagagagagaaggaaaaactgAAGCATCAGTTGCAAGTCAGCATTTTGTGTGTGCCGAGGTTTGTGCTTTTATAACTAAGCCTCTGTGATGTCCCAAGCATTTACTACTCctgcaaaaataatgacataagAAGGTGAGTACCTCTAAAATGAAGTCCACCATCCTTTTACTCGGCTTTaggaggagctgctggaaaCGCACGCTGAGGATTTCTCCTTCCAAAGCATCTCGGACGGCGTTGCAAACGCACAGCTTGTGGCAAACCTCATCCAGGCCCGACTCCCTGCAGAGTGgtagaaatgtttttgtttttttgattctTTGTGGATatgaagatttaaaaaaagcccAAATGGAACTGGTATTTTCGGGGCTGATAACGATTTcaggaagtaaaaaaatatctgtttatCAGTTGATATCCATGCAATTTTTGCAGaaatccctcaaatgtggtgaTCAAACATTTGTGACAGAGGCAGGATAATTTTGTGTCTCACCCTTGTTGGGCTTTGTACAGAAACTCCCTGAGAACAGATCGTCTGAAGTTGTTTGGCAAACTGCGTGACACGTTGTCTTTGATGAAGTATTCAATGACAGcctgtcagagagaggaagtgcAATCTATTAACAACCAATGTAAAGTACTACACATGATTTACAGTGTTCTTTACAGCTGGAGTCATACTAATTactacattatttattatttagtgtcgtgtatttctacaaaacaaatcttaagCTTGACTGTCACTGAAGCGTCTGCTCTGACCTGGTAGCTGTGCGCCCGGATCAGACTGTTGATCTGATCGTAGGATGTGGTCTGAGAGTCTGAGTCACAGTCTTCAGTTAAAGCTTTGCAGGCATTCCAGTAGCCAGCCAGACGTTTCTCATCCAGGTGAACATGAACGGTCGAGTCCAgctaaaaaaacatacagaagatATGACCAAGATCAACAAACTTTGCTGGAGGCAAACTGTAACTTAATGTCGGCAGTAGAAGGTAGAAATACCTTCTTTAACAGTTCCTTTGTCTGTCTGAAGTGATCCCGGGCTTTCTGATAGGCTGACTGGTCTGTGCAGCCTTGCTGGAAGAAAATACCTCCCACATCATAATGCACctgaaacacaaaatacaaatgcattttttacaGCAAAATGTTATTCCCAAGCACACATTATTTGTTGGCTTCTGCATTCAGAAGCCAACAGTGTGTTTTCCCACTAACCTGACAGTGCAGCTCATCTGCACTGATGCGAAGCCCTGCAGTCGAGGACTCCGTCTCTCCGttggcagcagcatcagcagccaGCAGATCCAGAGTCCTCAGGGTGTGAACGTAGAAGTCTTTCTTCAGCTGCAGAGCTCCTTCCAGGACACTGATGGAGTCGGTTGCCTGCTCCTTCAGCTGAGGGCATGATGTTATATTAGAAGAAAGTACATTTCATTTAATCTACTAGACATTTTCTTAGATGGCTGACAGACACCAAAGGGAATACAGGAAAAGGTGAAATAACAAAATCGAAACTATACTTAATAAATCTAGCATGAAGAAATGTGTCTGACATGTGGATGacatatttattaattatcaGCAACAGTCTAAGAAAGTATATTTCATGACAGTGTTTTAAGGTTATCACTAAATACATCAAAAAACTTGTGAACTCACCACAGTGAGGATGTTGTCAGTCATCTCCTTCTCCTGCTGCACAATACTTAACCTGAAAGAGTCCATAAGACACAAACTCACTATCGTCTTGTTACCATTCAAAGTGAGCACTTTATTTTATGCCATACGTAATTTTCAGATAAGCAACTTAAACTTGTTGTGATTACAGGAAGGAAGGAGCAGAATTTACATGTTCATCTGGTG
It contains:
- the ints8 gene encoding integrator complex subunit 8 isoform X2 translates to MSAEAADRVAAVTSSRPGTPLQTSWFEFLLDGSLLENHLLKPYPDPTGVQLIIQFLEQASKPSVNEQNQVQPPADNRRNRTLKLLALKVAAHLKWDLDVLEKGLTIPVLNMLLNELLCVSKVPPGVKHVDLDLSTLPPTTAMAVVIYNRWAIRTIVLSSFPEKQTKPGPHQMNMLSIVQQEKEMTDNILTVLKEQATDSISVLEGALQLKKDFYVHTLRTLDLLAADAAANGETESSTAGLRISADELHCQVHYDVGGIFFQQGCTDQSAYQKARDHFRQTKELLKKLDSTVHVHLDEKRLAGYWNACKALTEDCDSDSQTTSYDQINSLIRAHSYQAVIEYFIKDNVSRSLPNNFRRSVLREFLYKAQQGESGLDEVCHKLCVCNAVRDALEGEILSVRFQQLLLKPSKRMVDFILEVCTLSLEKERPSETSRKNMAIFMKTLCESLEELPLLFVVSSHKLFMELLKEEERKVLVEQMRKRSATINLSAKPLPSFYDIPASASVNIGQLEQQLILLLEPRRIRQILIELHGMAERPFWRVNSKWEVPPDYINVILGIKDNLTKDLVYILMAKGLHCISIKDFAHARQLFSACLELVTEFSPKLRQVMLNEMLLLEVRAHETMAAEGSKERPPPDLVSRVRGYLEMRIHDLPLRQVVGEECVAFMLNWRENDYLTLQVPPSLVMNNPYIKIGQLLASTCKELPGPKESRRTAKELWEVVVQICSVSIQHKRNNDGRVGLIKHRESSMGILHRSKFITFIKKLREPLVLTTLISLFVRLHSIVRDDIVNEVTAEHLTIWPSTLANIQAVDVEAVAVTVKELVSYALTLNPNNQSWLITQADIYFVTNQYSAALNLYLQAGAVSSDFFTKAVPPDVYTDQVLKRMIKCCSMMNCHTQVAVLCQFLREVDYMTAFKALQEQNSHDAMDSFYDYIWDVTILEYLTHIHHKRGETEKRQIAIKAIGQAELNTSNPEEVLQLAAQKRKKRFLQAMAKLYF
- the ints8 gene encoding integrator complex subunit 8 isoform X1; amino-acid sequence: MAKRRMNYGRMSAEAADRVAAVTSSRPGTPLQTSWFEFLLDGSLLENHLLKPYPDPTGVQLIIQFLEQASKPSVNEQNQVQPPADNRRNRTLKLLALKVAAHLKWDLDVLEKGLTIPVLNMLLNELLCVSKVPPGVKHVDLDLSTLPPTTAMAVVIYNRWAIRTIVLSSFPEKQTKPGPHQMNMLSIVQQEKEMTDNILTVLKEQATDSISVLEGALQLKKDFYVHTLRTLDLLAADAAANGETESSTAGLRISADELHCQVHYDVGGIFFQQGCTDQSAYQKARDHFRQTKELLKKLDSTVHVHLDEKRLAGYWNACKALTEDCDSDSQTTSYDQINSLIRAHSYQAVIEYFIKDNVSRSLPNNFRRSVLREFLYKAQQGESGLDEVCHKLCVCNAVRDALEGEILSVRFQQLLLKPSKRMVDFILEVCTLSLEKERPSETSRKNMAIFMKTLCESLEELPLLFVVSSHKLFMELLKEEERKVLVEQMRKRSATINLSAKPLPSFYDIPASASVNIGQLEQQLILLLEPRRIRQILIELHGMAERPFWRVNSKWEVPPDYINVILGIKDNLTKDLVYILMAKGLHCISIKDFAHARQLFSACLELVTEFSPKLRQVMLNEMLLLEVRAHETMAAEGSKERPPPDLVSRVRGYLEMRIHDLPLRQVVGEECVAFMLNWRENDYLTLQVPPSLVMNNPYIKIGQLLASTCKELPGPKESRRTAKELWEVVVQICSVSIQHKRNNDGRVGLIKHRESSMGILHRSKFITFIKKLREPLVLTTLISLFVRLHSIVRDDIVNEVTAEHLTIWPSTLANIQAVDVEAVAVTVKELVSYALTLNPNNQSWLITQADIYFVTNQYSAALNLYLQAGAVSSDFFTKAVPPDVYTDQVLKRMIKCCSMMNCHTQVAVLCQFLREVDYMTAFKALQEQNSHDAMDSFYDYIWDVTILEYLTHIHHKRGETEKRQIAIKAIGQAELNTSNPEEVLQLAAQKRKKRFLQAMAKLYF